From a single Pempheris klunzingeri isolate RE-2024b chromosome 2, fPemKlu1.hap1, whole genome shotgun sequence genomic region:
- the slc2a9l1 gene encoding solute carrier family 2 member 9, like 1, which produces METLLQQLTHGSALILIIVLGIGGTFQHGYHITGLSSPSPYIQRFINSSWYHRYEEPPPPQTITMIWSLIVSMYAVGGLFGAVGVRFISGMLGRKRAMISSSLVAIAAGGIMLTSKGAKSYEMIIVARILYGCSAGVGTSIHVMYLGEISPRTLRGVVTLTSATFASLGKLSGQFFGLSEILGREELWNIVLCVPTFFAVIQVIALPFLPESPRYLFIERGDDEGCKKALQRLWGEGDYKQEMDEMLVEQAAIEAAPPKSPLQLLRDGTNRWQLITMSVIYFCNQLSGASAISTFSFDIFLKAGIPRDKIRYLTLGLGVSEIITSVTCGLLLIERTGRRSLFWGGYGIMSSIWVLVTVTLNVGGSSYWVPYITASLIILFIIFFSGGPSGAASTLNSEVFIQSNRLAAFVLLGIQRWVIFAMLGLALPFLINALDSYCFLLFACMCMLGFLYTFFLLPETKGKTLVEISEEFKAISVCGKSFLEEKRVETKL; this is translated from the exons ATGGAAACTTTACTGCAACAGCTG ACCCACGGCAGCGCTCTGATCCTCATCATTGTTTTGGGAATTGGCGGAACCTTTCAGCACGGCTACCACATCACGGGACTGAGCTCTCCCTCACCG TACATACAGCGCTTCATCAACAGCAGCTGGTACCACAGATATGAAGAGCCTCCGCCTCCGCAGACCATCACCATGATCTGGTCCCTTATTGTCTCCATGTACGCTGTCGGGGGACTCTTTGGCGCCGTCGGTGTCAGATTCATCTCAGGCATGCTGGGAAG AAAAAGGGCGATGATCAGCAGCAGCCTCGTTGCCATTGCTGCAGGAGGGATCATGCTGACAAGTAAAGGTGCCAAATCGTATGAAATGATTATAGTGGCGAGGATCCTGTATGGCTGCTCAGCAG GTGTGGGTACCAGCATCCATGTGATGTACCTCGGAGAGATTTCACCCAGAACGTTAAGAGGCGTAGTGACTCTGACCTCAGCGACCTTCGCGTCGCTTGGCAAACTATCTGGACAGTTTTTTGGACTGAG TGAGATCCTTGGTCGTGAGGAGCTGTGGAACATCGTCCTCTGTGTCCCCACATTTTTCGCAGTCATTCAGGTCATAGCGTTGCCTTTTCTTCCTGAGTCCCCCAGATACTTATTCATAGAGAGAGGTGATGATGAGGGGTGCAAAAAAG CTCTCCAGAGACTGTGGGGTGAGGGAGACTACAAACAAGAGATGGATGAGATGCTGGTCGAGCAGGCGGCCATCGAGGCGGCCCCACCTAAAAGCCCTCTGCAGCTCCTGAGGGACGGGACCAACCGCTGGCAGCTTATCACCATGTCTGTCATCTACTTCTGCAACCAGCTGTCGGGCGCGTCTGCA ATCAGTACCTTCTCTTTTGACATCTTCCTGAAGGCAGGTATACCGAGAGACAAGATCCGCTATCTCACCTTGGGTCTTGGAGTATCTGAAATCATCACCTCCGTCACCTGT gggCTGCTGCTGATTGAGCGCACAGGGAGGAGGTCATTGTTTTGGGGGGGTTATGGCATCATGTCTTCCATCTGGGTGTTGGTCACTGTCACGCTCAACGTGGGG GGTTCCAGCTATTGGGTTCCATACATCACCGCTAGTTTGatcatcctcttcatcatcttcttctccGGAGGACCTT CTGGAGCTGCATCCACTCTAAACAGTGAGGTCTTCATCCAGTCCAATCGACTGGCAGCGTTCGTCCTCCTCGGCATCCAGCGCTGGGTCATATTCGCAATGTTGGGCCTGGCCTTGCCGTTCCTTATT AACGCCCTGGACTCGTATTGCTTTCTGCTGTTCGCCTGTATGTGCATGCTGGGCTTCCTTTATACCTTCTTCCTCCTGCCTGAGACCAAAGGGAAGACGCTGGTGGAGATCTCCGAGGAGTTTAAAGCCATCTCCGTCTGTGGGAAATCCTTCTTGGAGGAAAAGAGAGTGGAGACCAAGTTATGA
- the LOC139220403 gene encoding paramyosin-like, whose protein sequence is MLLNSTLEDNRQLSPLLNDTLQEKTQLQVENKDLSLFLNSTLEDNRKLSLLLNDTLQEKTQLQVENKDLSLFLNSTLEDNRQLSLLLNDTLQDKTQLQVENKDLSLFLNSTLEDNRQLSPLLNDTLQEKTQLQVETKDLSLFLNSTLEDNRQLSLLLNDTLQEKTQLQVENKDLSLFLNSTLEDNRQLSLLLNNTLQEKTQLQVENKDLSLFLNSTLEDNRQLRLLLNDTLQEKTQLQVENKDLSLFLNSTLEDYRQHRLLLNDTLQEKTQLQVENKDLSLFLNSTLEDNRQLSLLLNDTLQEKTQLQVENKDLSVFLNSTLEDNRQLSLLLNDTLQEKTQLQVENKDLSLFLNSTLEDNRQLSLLLNDTLQEKTQLQVENKDLSVFLNSTLEDNRQLSLLLNDTLQEKTQLQVENKDLSLFLNSTLEDYRQHRLLLNDTLQEKTQLQVENKDLSLFLNSTLEDNRQLSLLLNDTLQEKTQLQVENKDLSLFLNSTLEDNRQLSLLLNDTLQEKTQLQVENKDLSLFLNSTLEDNRQLSLLLNDTLQEKTQLQVENKDLSLFLNSTLEDNRQLSLLLNDTLQEKTQLQVENKDLSLFLNSTLEDYRQHRLLLNDTLQEKTQLQVENKDLSLFLNSTLEDNRQLSLLLNDTLQEKTQLQVENKEFSMLLNSTLEDCALVEEDNRQLRLLLNESLRIIDLVSAERKQLQLMLNSEHQYSMQLERDNQHQRSILFSNRLSFLWRLCNQTTLQCLRCLPGWTEHASRCFFLSREQKKWEDARRECLDHGGDLAIVLDAKDQAFLTNMTFQYVQRHPEENFHSAWIGLQDMVKENVHLWITGKRITYKVRYWKSLEPNNAMASWDTDRAGQDCVAIVPPKGIGQKGWLNSWDDIVCGGKRHYLCETTALSLS, encoded by the coding sequence GTGGAGAACAAAGATCTGAGCCTGTTTCTCAACTCAACCCTGGAGGACAACAGACAGCTGAGTCTGCTTTTGAACGACACGCTGCAAGACAAAACTCAGTTGCAAGTGGAGAACAAAGATCTGAGCCTGTTTCTCAACTCAACCCTGGAGGACAACAGACAGCTGAGCCCGCTCTTGAACGACACGTTGCAAGAAAAAACTCAGTTGCAAGTGGAGACCAAAGACCTGAGCCTGTTTCTCAACTCAACCCTGGAGGACAACAGACAGCTGAGCCTGCTCTTGAACGACACGCTGCAAGAAAAAACTCAGTTGCAAGTGGAGAACAAAGATCTGAGCCTGTTTCTCAACTCAACCCTGGAGGACAATAGACAGCTGAGCCTGCTCTTGAACAACACGTTGCAAGAAAAAACTCAGTTGCAAGTGGAGAACAAAGACCTGAGCCTGTTTCTCAACTCAACCCTGGAGGACAATAGACAGTTGAGACTGCTCTTGAACGACACACTGCAAGAAAAAACTCAGTTGCAAGTGGAGAACAAAGACCTGAGCCTGTTCCTCAACTCAACTCTGGAGGACTACAGACAGCATAGATTGCTCTTGAACGACACGCTGCAAGAAAAAACTCAGTTGCAAGTGGAGAACAAAGACCTGAGCCTGTTTCTCAACTCAACCCTGGAGGACAACAGACAGCTGAGCCTGCTCTTGAACGACACGTTGCAAGAAAAAACTCAGTTGCAAGTGGAGAACAAAGATCTGAGTGTGTTTCTCAACTCAACCCTGGAGGACAATAGACAGCTGAGCCTGCTCTTGAACGACACGTTGCAAGAAAAAACTCAGTTGCAAGTGGAGAACAAAGACCTGAGCCTGTTCCTCAACTCAACCCTGGAGGACAATAGACAGCTGAGCCTGCTCTTGAACGACACGTTGCAAGAAAAAACTCAGTTGCAAGTGGAGAACAAAGATCTGAGTGTGTTTCTCAACTCAACCCTGGAGGACAATAGACAGCTGAGCCTGCTCTTGAACGACACGTTGCAAGAAAAAACTCAGTTGCAAGTGGAGAACAAAGACCTGAGCCTGTTTCTCAACTCAACCCTGGAGGACTACAGACAGCATAGATTGCTCTTGAACGACACGCTGCAAGAAAAAACTCAGTTGCAAGTGGAGAACAAAGACCTGAGCCTGTTTCTCAACTCAACCCTGGAGGACAACAGACAGCTGAGCCTGCTCTTGAACGACACGCTGCAAGAAAAAACTCAGTTGCAAGTGGAGAACAAAGACCTGAGCCTGTTTCTCAACTCAACCCTGGAGGACAACAGACAGCTGAGCCTGCTCTTGAACGACACGTTGCAAGAAAAAACTCAGTTGCAAGTGGAGAACAAAGACCTGAGCCTGTTTCTCAACTCAACTCTGGAGGACAACAGACAGCTGAGCCTGCTCTTGAACGACACGTTGCAAGAAAAAACTCAGTTGCAAGTGGAGAACAAAGATCTGAGCCTGTTTCTCAACTCAACCCTGGAGGACAACAGACAGCTGAGCCTGCTCTTGAACGACACGTTGCAAGAAAAAACTCAGTTGCAAGTGGAGAACAAAGACCTGAGCCTGTTTCTCAACTCAACCCTGGAGGACTACAGACAGCATAGATTGCTCTTGAACGACACGTTGCAAGAAAAAACTCAGTTGCAAGTGGAGAATAAAGATCTGAGCCTGTTTCTCAACTCAACCCTAGAGGACAACAGACAGCTGAGCCTGCTCTTGAACGACACGTTGCAAGAAAAGACCCAGTTGCAAGTGGAGAACAAAGAGTTCAGCATGCTTCTAAATTCAACCCTGGAGGACTGTGCCCTTGTGGAGGAGGACAACAGACAGCTGAGACTGCTTCTGAACGAATCGTTGCGCATCATTGACCTGGTGTCTGCAGAGCGCAAACAGTTGCAGTTGATGTTAAACAGTGAGCATCAATACTCCATGCAGCTGGAAAGAGACAATCAACACCAGCGTTCAATCCTGTTCTCCAACAGACTGTCCTTCCTCTGGAGATTGTGCAACCAGACCACACTGCAGTGTTTACGCTGCCTGCCCGGCTGGACCGAGCACGCCTCACGCTGCTTCTTCCTGTCCCGAGAGCAAAAGAAGTGGGAGGATGCTCGCAGGGAGTGTCTCGATCATGGGGGGGACTTAGCTATTGTTCTGGATGCTAAAGACCAGGCGTTCCTGACCAACATGACTTTTCAATATGTACAGCGGCACCCTGAAGAAAACTTCCATTCAGCGTGGATCGGCCTGCAGGATATGGTCAAGGAGAATGTCCACTTATGGATCACAGGGAAGAGAATCACTTATAAAGTCAGATACTGGAAGAGCCTGGAGCCAAACAATGCCATGGCCTCCTGGGACACGGACAGGGCAGGGCAGGACTGTGTAGCCATTGTCCCGCCAAAAGGCATCGGACAGAAGGGCTGGTTGAACTCCTGGGATGACATTGTTTGTGGTGGCAAACGGCACTACCTGTGTGAGACCACAGCTCTCAGTTTGTCCTGA